Proteins encoded within one genomic window of Sminthopsis crassicaudata isolate SCR6 chromosome X, ASM4859323v1, whole genome shotgun sequence:
- the SHROOM4 gene encoding protein Shroom4 isoform X3, with the protein MAKLLEGLPETAAAPMNFSEDPFSLSWHSGCDSSDPCMQWCPLSRHGSTEKSSSIGSMESLEQPSQGGPEGHISPMEQSAYQSQRDSAYSSFSAGSSASDYALPLRPEESAASDCGPPGLGPPKAPNGLCVPTGPDGVEAFGAAGHQTPRSQPSPGPQEGSLPLPAQLPVAPTGPPQPPVRRDSLRASKAQFHQTEKRRASVPGAALYLKERWNPEALLSAELPTGPCCPCSQLLEPLEGCWKECLSAEQYSVVSCPSESGHSDPGLLPRTGWSSQTHVVEEPPSSRSPSAEAEEEEMARAAPTAIPAHLTGLGGHRHSAPEQLLASQIRSLRCDAERDGESEEAELQTRQEGHCWTLSPLHSAHLGQKGPVAGTQNKPGEKRLPGQADGQHSGTKSSAPSSPVPGGASDQAVAAQLSGPEAASQPAASREGSEVKNGHPGDARRSHGPRYRSAQPRRRSERFATSLRNEIQRRKAQLQKIKGDPEEPEPVQELEEPPLPETPQATPVTPSSPEPPAPVASQPAPPPMAPPPNQAPAASPPAPAPAASPPLPAPPQIPVVPAHRRLPSPGERICSQPRPNSNLLRARSSECLSQAAESRELRMALERPGSPGQRPWQPAAGVHPWCKAPGHGPSKPRPQASTRGGRWRWSPERKLQPQLPPIPSGVLNPSEEPGGPSGEEGVFMPFADRKKFFEDTSKLLSPPASALGHGKPFTLRPKPLEPPSFQPVGAGCRDLRRHSVDQSYRPSASLPMEPATYPECFLSKELEQPVCCQPLAHCGEFECLRACSYSCSVQGAVSHDACSYCPGLLKRSVLGGHRNHRCHQQWARCAACCHPGPQHKVGEEGSPPWKARNPLLKEVSPDEWESAKIARKAGQSMRDRPHYKIGCPRSCFENPGREWSACYRVASSLDLLCDYDHSVGTLMGSAVYEPPMPHPLRGRAFSESHINLDPPSTRARERRELLAKVDETRPDPLGARKKAPPPPRPPPPNWAKYRGHRLSQHSQYANLETTGSRRSDTALEQPRPQGGPAEVVRKRSQSLPPEPLPRDFPPPSAGNRPGPEQPAPQYYHPGGVWRMPEQLSLKPDSMTAARSEGMVEDQPQTKENWSQARSPAEEQYRLVNWSPEQQRLSPAGLATEESGPVQDITEVETCRLVSTRRSVPAHVNSEELMRDVADRDRSLAGILNSASNMVTVAEVIGDLFPTNELPWKKHGHQDWHLVRRRQEVAKERQEFQPISPPPPPGSFSSPTGLPGLAGPTSPSSHTSYSAYYNTSAGKAELLNKMKELSELAKDSLGEAEVDHELAQKKLQLIASISKKLSVLQEAQRGLMEDISANVALGEEVEAVLKAVCKANEFDKFRLFIGDLDKVVNLLLSLSGRLARVENALNSLDPGSTQEKVALMEKKRQLTEQLEDAKELKEHVDRREKAVYGTVSRYLLQEQLQDYQHFVKMKSALIMEQRELEEKIKLGEEQLKCLRESLLLGPQDF; encoded by the exons ATGGCCAAACTTCTGGAGGGGCTCCCCGAGACAGCCGCAGCCCCCATGAACTTCTCTGAAGACCCCTTCAGCTTATCCTGGCACTCGGGCTGTGACTCCAG TGACCCGTGCATGCAGTGGTGCCCACTGTCCCGCCACGGCAGCACTGAGAAGAGCAGCTCCATTGGCAGCATGGAGAGCCTGGAACAGCCCAGCCAAGGGGGCCCCGAGGGCCACATCTCTCCCATGGAGCAGAGTGCGTACCAGAGCCAGCGGGATTCGGCCTACAGCTCCTTCTCCGCGGGCTCCAGTGCATCAGACTATGCCCTGCCCCTGCGGCCAGAGGAGTCGGCGGCCTCGGACTGTGGCCCGCCGGGCCTTGGGCCCCCCAAGGCCCCTAATGGCCTCTGCGTCCCCACGGGGCCCGATGGGGTAGAAGCCTTTGGGGCAGCAGGACACCAGACTCCCCGGTCCCAGCCTTCGCCTGGCCCCCAGGAGGGTTCTCTCCCTCTTCCCGCCCAACTCCCTGTGGCCCCCACGGGTCCCCCCCAGCCTCCGGTAAGGCGGGACAGTCTCAGGGCTTCCAAGGCCCAGTTCCACCAGACAGAGAAGCGGAGGGCCTCAGTCCCTGGTGCTGCCTTGTACTTGAAGGAGAGATGGAACCCTGAGGCCCTGCTCTCTGCAGAGCTCCCCACTGGGCCCTGCTGCCCCTGTAGCCAGCTCCTAGAGCCGCTTGAGGGCTGTTGGAAGGAGTGTCTGTCTGCCGAGCAGTACAGTGTGGTGAGCTGCCCGTCCGAGTCAGGCCACAGTGACCCCGGATTGCTGCCGAGGACAGGGTGGTCCAGCCAGACCCATGTCGTGGAAGAGCCCCCGTCATCCAGAAGCCCCAGTGCGGAAGCCGAAGAGGAGGAGATGGCCCGCGCTGCCCCGACCGCCATCCCTGCCCACTTGACGGGGTTAGGTGGCCACCGTCACAGTGCCCCTGAGCAGCTGCTGGCCTCCCAGATCCGGTCGCTGCGCTGTGACGCTGAGAGGGATGGGGAGAGTGAGGAAGCCGAGCTGCAGACCAGGCAGGAGGGGCACTGCTGGACCCTGTCCCCCCTCCACAGTGCCCACCTAGGACAGAAAGGCCCAGTGGCTGGAACCCAGAATAAGCCTGGTGAAAAGAGGCTCCCCGGGCAGGCGGATGGCCAACATTCAGGCACAAAGAGCTCAGCCCCCAGCAGCCCTGTGCCCGGGGGAGCCTCTGACCAAGCAGTCGCCGCTCAGCTCTCTGGCCCAGAGGCTGCTTCTCAGCCGGCTGCCTCCAGAGAGGGCTCAGAGGTAAAGAACGGCCATCCGGGAGATGCTCGCAGGAGCCATGGGCCGCGCTATCGTTCTGCCCAGCCCCGGCGCAGGAGCGAACGCTTTGCCACCAGCCTGCGCAATGAGATCCAGAGGAGGAAGGCCCAGCTGCAGAAGATCAAGGGTGACCCAGAAGAGCCAGAGCCTGTGCAGGAGCTAGAGGAGCCTCCACTTCCTGAGACTCCCCAAGCCACCCCTGTGACTCCATCATCTCCAGAGCCTCCGGCTCCTGTGGCCTCCCAGCCTGCCCCGCCTCCCATGGCCCCCCCACCCAACCAAGCTCCTGCAGCCTCCCCACCAGCCCCGGCTCCTGCGGCCTCCCCACCTCTCCCTGCCCCTCCTCAGATACCTGTAGTGCCGGCTCACCGCAGACTGCCCAGCCCGGGGGAGCGTATCTGCAGCCAGCCCCGGCCTAACAGCAACTTGCTGAGGGCCAGGTCCTCGGAGTGTTTAAGCCAGGCTGCGGAGAGCCGGGAGCTGAGGATGGCACTGGAACGCCCTGGCAGCCCTGGCCAGAGGCCCTGGCAGCCTGCGGCTGGAGTCCACCCCTGGTGCAAAGCCCCCGGGCATGGGCCCTCCAAGCCCAGGCCCCAAGCCAGCACGCGGGGAGGCCGTTGGCGGTGGTCTCCGGAGCGGAAACTGCAGCCTCAGCTGCCGCCAATCCCCAGTGGGGTTTTGAACCCGAGTGAGGAGCCGGGGGGCCCTTCTGGGGAAGAGGGCGTCTTCATGCCCTTTGCAGATAGGAAGAAGTTTTTTGAAGACACCAGCAAGCTGTTGTCACCCCCGGCTTCGGCCCTTGGACATGGTAAACCCTTCACCCTGAGGCCCAAACCGCTGGAGCCGCCTAGCTTCCAGCCAGTGGGTGCGGGCTGCAGGGACCTGCGGCGCCATTCGGTGGACCAATCTTACCGCCCCTCGGCCTCCCTGCCCATGGAGCCGGCCACCTACCCGGAATGCTTTCTGAGCAAAGAGTTGGAGCAGCCCGTGTGCTGCCAGCCGCTGGCGCACTGCGGAGAGTTTGAGTGCCTCCGGGCCTGCTCGTACTCGTGCAGTGTTCAGGGAGCTGTGAGCCACGATGCCTGCAGCTACTGCCCAGGCCTGCTGAAAAGAAGTGTGCTTGGAGGCCACCGGAACCACCGCTGCCACCAGCAATGGGCCCGCTGTGCGGCCTGTTGCCACCCTGGGCCCCAGCACAAGGTCGGAGAAGAGGGCAGCCCTCCCTGGAAGGCCAGGAATCCCTTGCTGAAG GAAGTTtctccagatgaatgggaatcaGCCAAGATTGCCAGGAAGGCCGGCCAGTCCATGAG GGACCGACCCCATTACAAAATTGGCTGCCCACGCTCTTGTTTCGAGAACCCCGGGCGTGAATGGTCAGCGTGCTACCGAGTGGCCTCCTCTCTGGACCTCCTGTGTGACTACGATCACTCTGTGGGCACCCTGATGGGCAGTGCTGTCTATGAGCCACCAATGCCCCATCCGCTTCGGGGTCGGGCCTTCTCAGAGAGTCACATCAACTTGGACCCCCCTAGCACACGGgctagagagaggagagaactCCTGGCCAAGGTGGATGAGACCCGGCCAGATCCCCTTGGAGCCAGAAAAAAGGCCCCACCCCCTCCTCGGCCCCCACCTCCCAACTGGGCCAAGTACAGGGGCCATCGGCTATCTCAGCACTCTCAGTATGCCAACTTAGAGACCACCGGCAGCCGGCGGTCCGACACAGCCTTGGAGCAGCCTCGTCCCCAGGGGGGCCCGGCAGAGGTGGTGAGAAAGCGGTCCCAGAGCCTCCCTCCAGAGCCCCTGCCTAGAGACTTCCCTCCACCATCTGCAGGCAACAGGCCCGGGCCAGAACAACCTGCTCCTCAGTACTACCACCCTGGTGGGGTGTGGAGAATGCCGGAGCAGTTGAGCCTCAAACCAGACTCCATGACTGCAGCCAG ATCGGAAGGAATGGTAGAAGACCAGCCCCAAACCAAAGAGAACTGGAGCCAGGCCCGTTCTCCTGCCGAGGAGCAGTACCGCCTGGTCAACTGGAGCCCGGAGCAGCAACGGCTCAGCCCTGCTGGCCTTG CCACAGAGGAATCCGGGCCTGTTCAAGACATCACGGAGGTTGAGACTTGCCGCTTGGTCTCGACACGGAGGTCGGTCCCGGCCCACGTCAACTCGGAGGAGTTAATGAGAGACGTGGCCGACAGGGACCGCTCACTGGCTGGCATCCTCAACTCGGCCTCCAACATGGTGACGGTTGCAGAGGTCATAGGCGACCTCTTCCCCACCAATGAGCTGCCTTGGAAAAAACATGGCCACCAAGATTGGCATTTGGTCAGAAGGAGGCAGGAGGTAGCCAAAGAAAG GCAGGAGTTCCAACCCATTTCCCCCCCTCCGCCACCCGGCAGCTTCAGCAGCCCCACCGGCCTCCCCGGCCTCGCCGGCCCCACCAGCCCCAGCAGCCACACTTCCTACTCTGCCTACTACAACACCTCAGCTGGCAAGGCGGAATTGTTGAACAAGATGAAGGAGCTGTCCGAGCTGGCCAAGGACTCCCTGGGAGAGGCCGAAGTGGACCATGAGCTGGCTCAAAAGAAG CTGCAGCTCATCGCCAGCATCAGCAAGAAGCTATCCGTACTGCAGGAGGCCCAGCGTGGGCTGATGGAGGACATCAGCGCCAACGTGGccctgggggaggaggtggaggccGTGCTGAAGGCCGTCTGCAAGGCCAACGAGTTTGACAAGTTTCGGCTGTTCATTGGCGACCTGGACAAAGTAGTCAACCTGCTGCTCTCCCTTTCTGGCCGGCTGGCCAGGGTGGAGAATGCCCTCAACAGCTTGGACCCCGGATCCACTCAGGAGAAG GTTGCACTGATGGAGAAGAAGCGCCAGCTGACAGAGCAGCTAGAAGATGCAAAGGAGCTGAAAGAGCATGTGGACCGGCGCGAGAAAGCCGTGTATGGCACAGTGTCCCGCTACCTGCTCCAGGAGCAGCTCCAGGACTACCAGCACTTCGTGAAGATGAAGTCGGCCCTCATCATGGAGCAGCGGGAGCTGGAGGAGAAGATCAAGCTCGGGGAGGAACAGCTCAAGTGTCTTCGCGAGAGCCTCCTGCTGGGCCCCCAAGATTTCTGA